The following are encoded in a window of Roseimaritima ulvae genomic DNA:
- a CDS encoding circularly permuted type 2 ATP-grasp protein: MNTPSQQQSQSQPASSPLAAKRPVPSADDVLLPEYSTDAFYDELVEPDGRARPDARALLDLINHLPTGELLRRQQSIEQSLYRMGITFTVYSDQQGTEKIMPFDIVPRIVNAMTWQHIEVGLKQRIHALNLFLDDIYNDQHILRDGIIPEELIQSAGTLLPACRGLKPPRGVWSHISGTDLVRDGQGAMLVLEDNLRCPSGVSYVLQNRMVMKRNFPQVFKASCVRPVNHYADKMYKMLCTMSPRQDEPPVVVVLTPGVFNSAYYEHSFLAQQMGVELVEGRDLLVDDKDRLMMRTTRGLQQVDVIYRRIDDIFMDPEAFREDSLLGVPGLMRAYRAGNVALANAPGTGIADDKVIYAYVPDIVRYYLKEDIRLPNVETYVCVREQDRQHVLANLDKLVVKAANESGGYGMLIGPASTKAEQQEFAEAIKKNPRNYIAQPTLDLSRVPTMIDGKLEGRHVDLRPYILSSAPDDVWVLPGGLTRVALKKGSLVVNSSQGGGSKDTWVVAQPGDQTASLRD; this comes from the coding sequence ATGAACACCCCGTCGCAGCAGCAGTCCCAATCACAACCCGCATCCTCCCCGCTCGCGGCCAAGCGGCCTGTACCGTCGGCGGACGATGTGCTTTTGCCCGAGTACAGCACCGACGCATTTTACGACGAACTGGTCGAACCGGACGGCCGCGCCCGCCCTGATGCCCGCGCGTTGCTGGACTTGATCAATCATCTGCCGACCGGCGAGTTGCTCCGCCGCCAACAGTCGATCGAGCAGTCGCTGTACCGCATGGGCATCACCTTTACGGTGTACAGCGACCAACAGGGCACCGAAAAGATCATGCCCTTCGATATCGTGCCGCGGATCGTCAACGCGATGACCTGGCAGCACATCGAAGTCGGTCTGAAGCAGCGGATTCACGCGCTGAACCTATTCCTGGACGACATCTATAACGACCAACACATCCTCCGCGACGGCATTATCCCAGAGGAATTAATCCAATCGGCCGGCACCCTGCTGCCGGCTTGCCGCGGGCTGAAACCGCCGCGTGGCGTGTGGAGCCATATCTCGGGCACCGACCTGGTGCGTGACGGGCAAGGCGCGATGCTGGTGTTGGAAGATAACCTGCGTTGTCCTTCAGGCGTGTCGTACGTGCTGCAAAACCGCATGGTCATGAAACGCAACTTCCCGCAGGTCTTCAAAGCCTCCTGCGTGCGGCCGGTCAATCACTACGCCGACAAGATGTACAAAATGTTGTGCACGATGTCGCCGCGGCAAGACGAACCGCCCGTGGTCGTGGTGTTAACGCCCGGCGTGTTCAACAGCGCCTACTACGAACACTCCTTCCTGGCTCAGCAGATGGGCGTCGAATTGGTCGAAGGTCGCGATCTGTTGGTCGACGACAAGGACCGGTTGATGATGCGAACCACGCGGGGCCTGCAGCAAGTGGACGTGATCTACCGCCGCATCGACGATATCTTCATGGACCCCGAAGCGTTCCGTGAAGACAGTTTGCTGGGAGTCCCCGGCTTGATGCGAGCCTATCGCGCGGGCAACGTGGCGCTGGCCAACGCGCCGGGCACCGGCATCGCCGACGACAAGGTGATCTACGCCTACGTGCCCGACATCGTTCGCTACTACCTGAAAGAAGACATCCGCCTGCCGAACGTCGAGACGTATGTTTGCGTCCGCGAACAGGATCGGCAGCACGTGCTGGCCAACCTGGACAAGCTGGTCGTCAAAGCGGCCAATGAGTCGGGCGGCTACGGGATGCTGATCGGTCCGGCGTCGACGAAAGCCGAGCAGCAGGAATTCGCCGAAGCGATCAAAAAGAACCCCCGCAACTACATCGCCCAACCGACCTTGGACCTGTCGCGGGTGCCGACGATGATCGACGGCAAACTGGAGGGCCGGCATGTGGACCTGCGGCCCTACATCCTCAGCTCCGCCCCCGACGACGTCTGGGTACTGCCCGGCGGCTTGACTCGCGTGGCCCTAAAGAAGGGCTCCCTGGTCGTAAACTCCTCCCAGGGCGGCGGCAGTAAAGACACCTGGGTCGTCGCTCAACCAGGCGACCAAACGGCCAGCTTGAGAGATTAG
- a CDS encoding transglutaminase family protein: MIAPAPSARYRIAHTTLYRYSTPVAICHNQLRMLPRAWNGVQIHSSEVDISPTPTWRAAHTDYYQNKVLTFAIESLHTELKVSVVSDVTVNASPDLSAHPTEWKTVQQAQACPVDDVTLAASEYRYESPMVIVSAPLADYARPSFDKFPRFMDALTDLTKRIHADFRYDTRATNVTTKADEAFQLRAGVCQDFAHVQIGCLRSLGFAARYVSGYLRTIPKEGEEKLVGADESHAWLSVYGGPELGWVDCDPTNACLVYTDHIPICIGRDYRDVSPMRGVAIGGGRTSLSVSVDVSTVES; encoded by the coding sequence ATGATCGCTCCCGCGCCTTCGGCTCGCTACCGTATCGCTCATACCACGCTGTACCGTTACAGCACGCCGGTGGCGATTTGCCATAACCAGTTGCGGATGTTGCCGCGAGCTTGGAACGGTGTGCAGATTCACAGCAGCGAAGTGGATATCTCCCCCACCCCCACCTGGCGTGCCGCCCATACCGACTACTACCAAAACAAAGTGCTGACGTTCGCCATCGAATCGCTGCACACCGAGCTGAAGGTGAGCGTTGTCAGCGACGTGACGGTCAACGCCTCGCCCGACCTGTCCGCCCATCCCACCGAATGGAAGACCGTGCAACAAGCTCAGGCTTGCCCGGTCGACGACGTGACCCTGGCGGCCAGCGAGTACCGCTATGAATCCCCGATGGTGATCGTCAGTGCCCCGTTGGCCGATTACGCCCGGCCCTCGTTTGACAAATTCCCACGCTTCATGGATGCCCTTACGGATTTGACCAAACGCATCCACGCGGATTTTCGATACGACACCCGTGCCACCAACGTGACCACCAAAGCGGACGAAGCCTTTCAGTTGCGAGCCGGCGTCTGTCAGGATTTCGCGCATGTGCAAATCGGCTGCCTGCGTTCGCTGGGTTTTGCCGCTCGCTACGTCAGCGGTTACCTGCGGACGATCCCCAAAGAGGGTGAAGAGAAACTGGTCGGCGCTGACGAATCCCACGCTTGGCTGAGCGTCTACGGGGGACCGGAACTGGGCTGGGTCGATTGCGATCCCACCAACGCCTGCCTGGTCTACACCGACCACATCCCGATTTGTATCGGCCGCGACTACCGCGACGTCAGCCCCATGCGCGGCGTCGCCATCGGCGGCGGCCGCACCAGCCTGAGCGTCAGCGTGGACGTCAGCACCGTCGAGAGCTGA
- a CDS encoding circularly permuted type 2 ATP-grasp protein — MNSPFGGYRCESGVFDECHDEHGQVRPAWQQFAQRIDRGGSEQLTQYTEIVNASVHESAVAFGFHGAAKEQPRPWQLSTVPLLLQQAEWQQLAEGLSERTLVLEAVLDDLLGPQRLVKERVVPPELVWANPLFNRAYSELPKLGGLRLHLTATDLARNSDGAWWVVGDRTRAPSGLGYLLQNRIVTSRVLSKSMRQNNVQRLARFFDHLRDRFAELAPRRRDNPRIAILTPGQSDYRYFEDAYLARYLGIELVQGLDLAMRRQRLHLKTLQGLLPIETVWRHVSDAKCDPLELNPDSRSGVTGLLEAVRAGEVAVLNSIGSVLAQMPALMPFLPAAAKFLKGIDLKLPTIATYWCGGEKELNYVLKNLDSLLIRSAFHGGGELPIDSRTLSAADRDQLVARLRAYPTHFVAQRHPQRSTTPVFREGKLQPWSMALRAFHLQTDQGVEVLPGGMVRVDPQPGVLDHSHVSGKLGQDCWIVSESPVDSTYSRLPAPHQRLELSRSGAELTSRVAENLFWLGRYVERSESTSRLLRTSLQRIAGESDPAQLPEVPRLFAALAAIGHLEPDYSIDGLFNAMPTPDQGLPASLFDREQPFGLHSSIAAMTEKASAARDRISLDAYRVIDQVSTYVLDPSLLRQQAENGRHDESRGEFSLTIELLNRIVTGLLAFSGLANESITRTHGWRFLQLGRRIERAYQTAELLAATLVHPIEFERPLIESVLDITDSLMTYRSRYLSLMQAGPVFDLLVTDDTNPRSLLYQLSDICELIQALPDPTKSVRLGTDEAMALDLHHLVRSSDPYTLAECHPKSGRVHLLTLLEKLIEKLPELSNAITARYLIHTAEATTLTGRVAHSPVAMNEQDGQEKLP, encoded by the coding sequence GTGAATTCTCCTTTCGGCGGATACCGCTGCGAGTCTGGCGTCTTCGACGAATGCCATGACGAACATGGCCAAGTGCGTCCAGCTTGGCAACAATTTGCGCAACGCATCGATCGCGGTGGCAGTGAGCAGTTAACGCAATACACCGAAATCGTCAACGCTTCGGTCCACGAGAGCGCCGTGGCCTTCGGCTTTCACGGCGCGGCCAAAGAGCAGCCGCGGCCGTGGCAACTATCGACGGTCCCGCTGCTGCTGCAACAAGCCGAATGGCAGCAGTTGGCAGAGGGCTTAAGCGAACGCACGCTGGTGTTGGAAGCGGTGCTGGACGATTTGTTAGGCCCCCAACGTTTGGTCAAAGAACGTGTGGTTCCACCGGAGTTGGTGTGGGCCAACCCGCTGTTCAATCGGGCTTACAGCGAACTGCCCAAGCTGGGCGGCCTGCGTCTGCACCTGACGGCTACCGATCTGGCACGCAATTCCGACGGAGCCTGGTGGGTGGTTGGCGACCGCACTCGAGCGCCCAGCGGCCTGGGCTACCTGCTGCAAAACCGGATCGTCACCAGCCGCGTGTTGTCGAAGTCGATGCGGCAAAACAATGTGCAACGCTTGGCCCGGTTTTTCGATCACCTCCGTGACCGCTTTGCGGAGTTGGCTCCGCGGCGCCGCGACAATCCGCGGATCGCGATTCTCACGCCCGGCCAGTCGGATTACCGCTACTTCGAAGACGCTTATCTGGCCCGCTACCTGGGCATCGAATTGGTCCAAGGCCTGGACCTGGCCATGCGCCGCCAACGCTTACACTTAAAAACCCTGCAGGGCCTGTTGCCGATCGAAACGGTGTGGCGGCATGTGTCCGACGCCAAGTGCGATCCGCTGGAACTCAATCCCGACTCGCGGAGCGGCGTGACGGGACTGCTGGAAGCGGTCCGGGCCGGCGAGGTGGCGGTGCTGAATTCAATCGGCAGCGTTCTGGCCCAGATGCCCGCCCTGATGCCCTTTCTTCCCGCAGCGGCAAAGTTCCTCAAGGGCATCGATTTGAAGCTGCCGACGATCGCCACCTACTGGTGCGGCGGCGAAAAAGAGCTGAACTATGTGCTGAAGAATCTGGACAGTCTGTTGATTCGTTCGGCCTTTCACGGCGGTGGGGAACTGCCCATCGATTCGCGAACCCTATCGGCGGCCGATCGCGACCAGTTGGTCGCTCGGCTGCGCGCCTATCCGACGCATTTTGTCGCCCAGCGGCATCCCCAGCGAAGCACCACGCCGGTGTTCCGCGAAGGCAAGTTGCAACCCTGGTCGATGGCTCTGCGAGCCTTCCATCTGCAAACCGATCAAGGCGTCGAAGTCTTACCGGGCGGAATGGTGCGAGTCGATCCGCAACCCGGCGTGCTGGATCATTCCCATGTCAGCGGCAAACTGGGACAGGACTGCTGGATCGTTTCTGAGTCACCGGTCGATTCCACTTACTCTCGCCTGCCGGCGCCGCACCAACGGCTGGAGCTGAGTCGCAGCGGTGCGGAACTGACCAGCCGCGTGGCCGAGAACCTGTTTTGGCTGGGACGTTATGTGGAACGTTCCGAATCCACCTCGCGGCTGCTGCGCACCTCATTGCAGCGGATCGCCGGCGAAAGTGATCCGGCGCAATTGCCCGAGGTCCCGCGGTTGTTCGCCGCTCTGGCCGCCATCGGACATCTCGAACCGGACTACTCGATCGATGGCTTGTTCAACGCCATGCCGACGCCCGACCAGGGTCTGCCGGCATCGCTGTTTGATCGCGAACAGCCCTTCGGATTGCACTCCAGCATCGCCGCGATGACCGAAAAAGCGTCCGCGGCGCGGGACCGTATCTCGCTGGACGCCTATCGCGTGATCGATCAGGTCAGCACCTATGTGCTGGACCCCTCGCTGCTGCGGCAGCAAGCCGAAAATGGTCGGCACGACGAGTCCCGCGGTGAATTCTCCTTAACCATCGAATTGCTCAATCGCATCGTCACCGGCTTGCTGGCGTTCTCCGGGTTGGCCAACGAAAGCATCACCCGCACGCATGGCTGGCGTTTCCTGCAGCTCGGACGCCGCATCGAACGAGCTTATCAAACGGCCGAACTACTGGCCGCCACGCTGGTGCATCCGATCGAATTTGAACGCCCGCTGATCGAATCGGTTTTGGATATCACCGACAGTTTGATGACCTACCGCTCGCGTTACCTGTCGCTGATGCAAGCCGGCCCGGTGTTTGACCTGCTGGTCACCGACGACACCAACCCGCGTTCGCTGCTGTATCAGTTAAGTGATATTTGCGAATTGATTCAGGCCCTGCCCGATCCGACCAAGTCCGTCCGCTTGGGAACCGACGAAGCGATGGCCCTGGACTTGCATCATCTGGTGCGCTCGTCGGACCCTTACACGCTGGCGGAATGTCATCCTAAAAGCGGCCGCGTGCATTTGTTAACATTGCTGGAAAAGCTGATCGAGAAGCTACCGGAATTGTCCAATGCGATCACCGCGCGTTACTTGATCCATACCGCCGAAGCGACCACGTTGACCGGCCGGGTGGCCCACAGCCCGGTGGCCATGAACGAACAAGACGGCCAAGAGAAATTGCCATAA
- a CDS encoding alpha-E domain-containing protein produces MLSRVAESIYWMSRQVERAENLARFLEITHEFTLDQPQNMVNSWDALLRITGDEALFKERYDEANADSVSRFLAFDEDYPNSMLSSLRLARQNARSVRESLSSEVFEQVNEFYHLVNHAAAQPALSSPTNFLNEVRLLAIQWTGVLDSTMPQDDGWHFFNVGRMTERADKTSRILDVKYFNLLPNVTDVGTAVDDLQWASLLKAISGIEAYRRKYRVLHIPNVVRFFLFDETFPRSVIYCAKSAFWSIRRIHESADLPPGEAYERAEQLCRRLSLTSAEEVIAGNMHEAIDRLQTELNQLGDAIFRDFFHHELV; encoded by the coding sequence ATGCTGTCCCGCGTTGCCGAAAGTATTTACTGGATGAGTCGTCAGGTGGAACGGGCGGAGAACCTGGCTCGGTTCCTGGAGATCACGCACGAATTCACGCTCGACCAGCCCCAGAACATGGTCAATTCCTGGGACGCCTTGCTGCGGATCACCGGCGACGAAGCGTTGTTCAAGGAGCGTTACGACGAGGCCAACGCGGACAGCGTGAGTCGTTTTTTGGCGTTCGACGAAGACTACCCGAATTCGATGTTGTCCTCGCTGCGACTGGCTCGCCAAAACGCTCGTAGCGTCCGCGAATCACTGTCCTCCGAAGTGTTCGAGCAGGTCAATGAGTTTTACCACTTGGTCAATCACGCGGCGGCTCAACCGGCCTTGTCCTCGCCGACGAATTTTCTAAACGAAGTTCGCTTGCTGGCGATCCAGTGGACCGGCGTGCTGGACAGCACGATGCCCCAGGACGACGGCTGGCACTTTTTTAACGTCGGGCGGATGACCGAACGGGCCGACAAAACGTCACGGATCCTGGACGTCAAATATTTTAATCTGCTGCCCAACGTGACCGACGTGGGCACGGCCGTCGACGACCTGCAGTGGGCTTCGCTGCTGAAAGCGATCAGCGGCATCGAAGCCTACCGGCGAAAATACCGCGTCCTGCACATCCCCAATGTCGTGCGGTTCTTCCTGTTTGATGAAACCTTTCCGCGGAGCGTGATCTACTGCGCCAAATCCGCCTTTTGGTCGATCCGTCGCATCCATGAATCGGCCGATCTGCCGCCCGGTGAGGCCTACGAGCGGGCGGAACAACTCTGCCGACGCCTGTCTCTGACGTCGGCCGAAGAAGTGATCGCGGGCAACATGCACGAAGCCATCGATCGCTTGCAGACAGAGTTGAATCAGTTGGGCGACGCCATTTTCCGAGACTTCTTCCACCACGAGCTTGTTTAA
- a CDS encoding transglutaminase family protein, with protein MPIRVALHHQTEYRYDRRVNLGPQLVRLRPAYHARTPIPAYSLKVSPGDHFVNWQQDPFGNPNARYVFHKPTDHLRITVDLIAEMTVINPFDFFVEESAEEFPFSYDDETRVQLAPYLRPHAQGPGFEKWLATLPTKPMRTIDFLVDVNSRLQQRIDYLVRMEPGVQTPEETLTKCSGSCRDSAWLFVETLRHMGLAARFVSGYLIQLTADEKPVDGPAGPSEDFCDLHAWTEVYLPGAGWIGLDATSGLFAGEGHIPLACTPSYTGAAPITGAHEPCEVEFHHTMSVERVHEDPRVTKPYTESQWAEILKVGQAVDQRLQAGDVRLTMGGEPTFVSMDDQAAPEWNGDAVGADKRVKSNQLLLRLRDRFAPGGLLHYGQGKWYPGESLPRWALTCMWRRDGQPVWEDPQWIADEGRDYGFQHEDAQRFVSHLARELNISAKMTFPVYEDTFHYLWREQRLPMDVSVDDPKLEDPNERSMMIRAFQNGLSSPVGFVLPLRRAWWQAQPGWIGGRWPTRAGKVYLLPGDSPIGLRLPLDTLPTSSAENSFQFTTPLDPAFPRSPLPPRDGNRGTERVVSRGSSPENDPAGQAGPAGQPVNEQALQVEDDDDLPTSEDVVRTALCVECRHGRLYVFMPPAQRLEDYLDLVASIEQTCKALELPVLLEGYLPPPDPRLELFKVTPDPGVIEVNSQPTASWPELVELTETLYEEARHIRLGTNKFDLDGYHTGTGGGNHVVLGGVTPMDSPFLRRPDLLASLTSYWNNHPSLSYLFSGRFVGPTSQAPRLDEGRADSIYELEIARAQLPDGDGPVPTWMVDRLFRDILVDTTGNTHRSEICIDKLFSPDSPTGRLGLVELRGFEMPPHARMSLTQQLLVRALIASFWEQPYRGPLVHWGSALHDRFLLPHFVWTDLCEVLAELQQQNLSLQPEWFGTHFEFRFPRIGEVSYQDVTLELRTAIEPWYVMGEEPGGGGTVRYVDSSLERLQVMVQGFDNTRYAIVCNGLSVPMRPTGTAGQYVAGVRYRAWQPPRCLHPTIGIDAPLRFDIVDRRSGRSIGGCTYHVSNEAGVASDVRPVNANEAESRRAARFETRQLASGKLSIPQPLPTTGTHPYPITLDMRRRYI; from the coding sequence ATGCCGATCCGCGTCGCTCTTCATCACCAGACCGAATACCGCTACGACCGCCGGGTGAACCTGGGCCCTCAACTGGTTCGTTTGCGTCCGGCATACCACGCCCGCACGCCGATCCCGGCTTACAGCCTGAAAGTTTCGCCGGGGGACCATTTTGTCAACTGGCAACAGGACCCGTTTGGCAATCCCAATGCGCGGTACGTGTTCCATAAACCCACCGACCATCTGCGGATCACGGTGGACCTGATCGCGGAAATGACGGTCATCAATCCGTTTGACTTCTTCGTGGAAGAATCCGCCGAGGAGTTTCCGTTTTCTTACGACGACGAAACCCGTGTCCAGTTGGCGCCATACCTGCGCCCCCACGCCCAGGGCCCCGGGTTTGAGAAATGGTTGGCCACGCTGCCCACCAAACCGATGCGGACGATCGACTTTCTGGTCGACGTCAACAGCCGCCTGCAGCAGCGCATCGATTACCTGGTGCGGATGGAACCGGGCGTGCAAACGCCCGAAGAAACGCTTACCAAATGCAGCGGTTCCTGCCGCGACTCGGCTTGGCTGTTCGTGGAAACCCTGCGGCACATGGGGCTGGCGGCACGCTTCGTCTCCGGTTACTTGATCCAATTGACCGCCGACGAAAAACCCGTCGATGGACCGGCCGGGCCGAGCGAAGATTTCTGTGACCTGCACGCCTGGACCGAGGTCTACCTGCCCGGCGCAGGTTGGATCGGACTGGACGCCACCAGCGGCCTGTTTGCCGGGGAAGGGCACATCCCGCTGGCCTGCACACCTTCTTACACCGGAGCGGCGCCGATCACCGGGGCGCACGAACCCTGCGAAGTCGAGTTCCATCACACGATGTCGGTGGAGCGGGTGCACGAAGATCCCCGCGTCACCAAGCCCTACACCGAATCACAATGGGCGGAAATCCTCAAAGTCGGCCAGGCCGTCGACCAGCGTCTGCAGGCGGGCGACGTGCGGTTGACGATGGGCGGCGAACCGACGTTTGTGTCGATGGACGACCAGGCGGCACCGGAATGGAACGGCGATGCAGTGGGTGCCGACAAACGCGTCAAAAGCAACCAGCTGCTGCTGCGGCTCCGCGATCGCTTTGCCCCCGGCGGGTTGCTGCATTACGGACAAGGTAAATGGTATCCCGGTGAATCGCTGCCCCGCTGGGCGCTGACCTGCATGTGGCGACGCGACGGCCAACCGGTTTGGGAAGATCCCCAGTGGATCGCCGACGAAGGCCGCGACTATGGCTTTCAACACGAAGACGCCCAACGTTTTGTCAGCCACTTGGCCCGCGAGCTGAACATCAGCGCCAAGATGACCTTTCCGGTCTACGAAGACACCTTTCACTACCTATGGCGCGAGCAGCGACTGCCGATGGACGTGTCGGTCGACGATCCCAAACTGGAAGACCCCAACGAACGCTCGATGATGATCCGAGCGTTTCAAAACGGACTCTCGTCGCCGGTCGGGTTTGTGCTGCCGCTGCGGCGAGCATGGTGGCAAGCTCAACCGGGCTGGATCGGTGGCCGCTGGCCGACTCGAGCCGGCAAGGTTTATCTGCTGCCGGGCGATTCGCCGATCGGCCTGCGTCTGCCGCTGGACACGCTGCCCACTTCCAGCGCCGAGAACAGTTTCCAATTCACCACGCCACTGGACCCCGCCTTCCCCCGTTCGCCGCTGCCCCCGCGCGATGGCAACCGCGGCACCGAACGCGTGGTGTCTCGCGGCTCCTCGCCGGAAAACGATCCGGCCGGGCAAGCTGGACCGGCCGGTCAGCCGGTCAACGAACAAGCCTTGCAGGTCGAAGATGACGACGATCTGCCCACCAGTGAGGACGTCGTGCGGACGGCCCTATGCGTGGAATGCCGCCACGGTCGGCTGTACGTGTTTATGCCTCCGGCGCAACGCCTGGAAGATTACCTGGACCTGGTCGCCTCGATCGAACAAACCTGCAAAGCATTGGAACTGCCGGTTCTGCTGGAAGGCTATCTGCCGCCGCCCGACCCGCGGCTGGAACTGTTCAAGGTCACACCGGACCCCGGGGTGATCGAGGTCAACAGCCAACCGACGGCTTCTTGGCCGGAGTTGGTCGAGTTGACCGAGACGCTGTACGAAGAGGCGCGGCACATCCGTTTGGGCACGAATAAATTCGACCTGGACGGCTACCACACCGGCACCGGCGGCGGCAATCATGTCGTCTTGGGCGGAGTCACGCCGATGGACAGCCCCTTCCTGCGGCGCCCCGACCTGCTGGCCAGCCTGACCTCGTATTGGAACAACCACCCCTCGCTGTCGTACCTGTTCAGCGGTCGCTTTGTCGGTCCCACCAGCCAGGCACCGCGACTGGACGAAGGCCGTGCGGATTCGATTTACGAACTGGAAATCGCCCGCGCCCAATTGCCCGACGGCGACGGCCCGGTGCCCACCTGGATGGTTGACCGCCTGTTTCGTGACATCCTGGTGGACACCACGGGCAACACGCACCGTTCGGAAATCTGCATCGACAAGCTGTTTTCGCCGGACAGCCCCACCGGCCGCTTGGGGCTGGTCGAACTGCGAGGCTTTGAGATGCCGCCGCATGCCCGCATGAGTCTGACGCAGCAGTTATTGGTGCGGGCTTTGATCGCTTCGTTTTGGGAACAACCGTATCGGGGGCCGCTGGTCCACTGGGGCAGCGCGCTGCACGATCGCTTTCTGCTGCCACACTTTGTTTGGACCGACCTCTGCGAGGTGCTGGCGGAACTGCAGCAACAGAATCTATCGCTGCAGCCGGAATGGTTTGGCACGCATTTCGAATTCCGCTTTCCCCGCATCGGCGAGGTCAGCTACCAGGACGTCACGCTGGAGTTGCGAACGGCGATCGAACCCTGGTATGTGATGGGCGAAGAACCGGGCGGAGGCGGCACGGTGCGGTACGTGGACTCCTCGCTGGAACGGCTGCAAGTGATGGTGCAAGGTTTTGACAACACACGCTACGCCATCGTCTGCAACGGCTTGTCCGTCCCCATGCGGCCCACCGGCACAGCGGGCCAGTACGTGGCCGGCGTGCGGTACCGGGCCTGGCAGCCACCGCGCTGCTTGCACCCCACCATCGGCATCGACGCCCCCCTGCGGTTTGACATCGTCGACCGCCGCAGCGGCCGCTCGATCGGGGGATGCACCTACCACGTAAGTAACGAAGCGGGAGTGGCGTCGGATGTGCGACCGGTGAATGCTAACGAAGCCGAATCGCGACGGGCGGCAAGGTTCGAGACAAGGCAGCTGGCTAGTGGTAAACTATCGATCCCCCAGCCGTTGCCCACGACCGGCACCCATCCCTACCCGATTACGTTAGACATGCGACGCAGATACATATGA